The DNA region GTGACCACTTCCTTCGCTTTGTCCTCGCTCCGATTGTAGTTCACCACGACAATGGCACCCTCGTCCGCCAATCGCTCCGCAATGGCGCGGCCGATTCCACTGGAGGCACCTGTCACAATCGCGACTTTCCCGCTCAATGATTTCATTGATACGACTCCTCGTTCAGATCGAGTATGGTGCTGTGCTCAGTACGGAGTTCCCCACTGACCTGAAAAAGTCCACTCGCCGATCGGGCGACGACTCCTCGGTTGGAGTTCCCGTTCGCGCAGTTGGTCGGAAAGGACATCTGGGTTACCAGGATAGCCGATTGCAATGATGGCAACCGGTTCATAGCCGGTAGGAATCTGAAGCTCCGCTCGAGCCTTTTCCACATCAAATCCCGCCATCTGACGGGCCATCAATCCATGGACCCCCGCTTGCAACACAAGATTCTGCGTCGCCAGACCCGTATCATGAAACGCATGCCGATTGGGTCTTCCATTGTACTGAAAATGCATGCTCGCGATAGAAAGCACCAAAACCGGTGCACGAAAGGCCCATCGGCGATTGCCTTCCACCAGACACTCGAATAGTCTGGCCCAATCCGCCTCATGATCCTTCGTCGCCACGATAAATCGCCATGGCTGTTCATTATTCGAGGAAGGCGCCCATCGAGCAGCCTCAAACAACATTCGTAATAGGTCGGTCTCGACAGACCGATCATCGAAAGCACGAGGGCTCCACCGACTGGCGAGTAACTCATGAATGGGGGGTTGAATATGCCCCTGCTGATCCACGTTAAGACCCTTTATTCTCCTCGGCTGACGGCTTCTCCGGATTCCATCCGCCACCGAGCGCCTTATAGAGCTGCACAGTCGACGCCAATAATAACCGGCGTGTACTCGTCAAGGCCAGCTCCGATTCGAAGAGATTTCGACGCGCCACCAGCACATCCAGATAATTCGCCAGCCCCCCCTTATAGCGCAATTCAGCCAACTTGAGCGCCGACTGTAATGCGGCAACCTGTTGCTGCTGCGCCTCACCCTGCACACGAGCCGTACGCACGGCGACCAGCGCGTCTTCAACCTCGCGAAAGGCCGTCAAGACCGTTTGTTGGTATTGCGCCAGCGCTTGCTTGCTTTGCGCCTCGACGGCTTCCTGTTGAAAGCCCAACACTTGCGCGTTTAAGAGAGGCGCAGCAAGTCCAGCGCCAAACACGCCAAAGCTCGAGGGATCATTGAAGATTAAGGATAATTCGGGATGAGCTAAGCCGGCTAGTCCGGTCAACGTAATTCTCGGAAACCGTTCCGCCTTGGCCGCGCCGATACGAGCCGTGGCTGCCGCCAACTGTTGCTCGGCGACCAAGATGTCAGGCCGCCGCTGCAACAACTCAGATGGGAGACCGGCAGGAATTGTGGGAGGCACGATCTGTTCATCCAATGCAAGACCGCGTGCAATACTAACGGACTTCCGTCCCAGCAAGACGCTCAAGTGATTCTCAGTTTGGCTCATTTGCCGCTCAAGCTCCGCCGTACGAGCTGCGGCATTCGCACGCTCCGCTTCAAACTGATCAGCGTCCAGTTTCGAGGTCATCCCTTGGCGCAGCCTGGCTTGGGCGATCCGTACCGACTCTTCCCACGATTGCAGCGTCCGCTTTGCGATATCGAGCTGCAGGTCGAACTGGCGCAAGTTGAAATACGCCTCGGCAACCGCACTGACCAGTTGAATCGTCACAGCCCGGCGGTTTTCTTCCTTGGACACCAGATCAGCACGCGCCGCTTCATTCATGCGCCTGACTCGACCCCACAGGTCAACCTCCCAGGCCAGATTACCAAACAGGTAATAATTGAATGGGCTCGCAAAACCAGGAAAGAGGAAGTTCGCTTTCCGGCTAGCCGGCAAACTCGCTGTGGCCGTAAGGCCAGGCACATAGTCCATTTTCGCAACCAGAGCCCTCGCACGAAACTCTTCGACGGTTGCGACCGCCCGCTGAAGATCCCGGTTTTCAGCGAGCGCCATCCGAATGAGCTGTTGAAGCTGCTCATCGCGAAGGAGATCCCACCAAGGCAAGTTGGCCAAGGACGGCAGTTCCGAAGAGCCGTCGGCCATTCGGAAGCGATCCTCGCCATCGGCCGGAGGTCGCTTGTAATCAGGTCCTATCGAACAGGACAGGAGCAGCAAAGACAGTCCGATAATCGTAATCGTACGCACGTTAGGCCTTCCCCTCTGGTGACGGCGCCTCAGCAAGCTGAGTTGCCGTAGCACCGGTATGAGCTCTACCTGGAGCCCACTTACGAATCACGGCATAGAATAGGGGAACAAAAAAGATGGCCAGGAACGTCGCTCCCAACATTCCACCCAACACACCGGTGCCGATCGATTGACGGCTTGCCGCTCCGGCGCCACTGGCGATGACCATTGGAAACATACCAAAAATAAAGGCCATCGAGGTCATGATAATCGGTCGGAAACGCAAGCGCGCGGCTTCGACGACCGCCTCAATGAGGGGGCGCCCTGCCTCGTATCGGGTATTCGCGAACTCCACGATCAGGATCGCATTCTTCGCCGTCAACCCGATCAAGGTCACCAGCCCGATCTGGAAATAGAGATCATTCTCGAATCCACGAAGCCACACGGCCGTCAGCGCACCAAAAATCCCGAATGGAACGGCCAAAATCACCGCAAACGGTACGACCCAACTCTCGAACTGGGCCGCCAAGACCAGGAACACCATCAACAATCCAAGGATAAAGACTTGATTGGATTGCCCGCCGACCCGGCGTTCTTGAAACGAGATGTTACTCCAATCAATAGCATATCCCTGAGGAACCAGCACCTCTTTCGCCACTCGTTCCAGCGCTTCCAACGCCTGCCCTGAGCTGAACCCTGGCGCGGCCGCGCCCAGGAGCAACGCCGTGTTGTACCCATTGAAGTGGTTCACCGGGTCCGGTCCGCTCTGGTACTCCGCCGTCACAATCGTGTCGAGCGGAATCATATTGACGCCCCGTGCACTCGAGGCTCTCACATAGATATTCGACAGGTTTTGCGGTGTCGCGCGAAACTCGACATCGGCTTCGGTCTGCACATGATAGACGCGACCGAACTTAATGAAGTCATTGATGTAAAAATTACCGAAGTACGCCTGGAGCGTATCAAAAATGTCAGAAATCGGTACGCCTAGCGCTTTCGCTCGCTCCCGATTCACATTGGCGTAGAGTCTCGGTGAGGAGACGCGGAAATTGGTTCCGACCCGCCCGATCGCCGGTTCTTTCTGGGCGCGTTCGACGAATTGCTGCGCCACCATGGCGAACTTCTTAAAGTCGCCGCTGCTGGGATCTTGGATTTGAGCAGAGAAACCGCCGACCGCACCGACACCACGAATAGCCGGAGCATTGAAGGCAAGAAGCAAGGCTTCCGGAATCTTCGCAAACTCTCCGTACGCCGCACCC from Candidatus Nitrospira nitrosa includes:
- a CDS encoding efflux transporter outer membrane subunit, which encodes MRTITIIGLSLLLLSCSIGPDYKRPPADGEDRFRMADGSSELPSLANLPWWDLLRDEQLQQLIRMALAENRDLQRAVATVEEFRARALVAKMDYVPGLTATASLPASRKANFLFPGFASPFNYYLFGNLAWEVDLWGRVRRMNEAARADLVSKEENRRAVTIQLVSAVAEAYFNLRQFDLQLDIAKRTLQSWEESVRIAQARLRQGMTSKLDADQFEAERANAAARTAELERQMSQTENHLSVLLGRKSVSIARGLALDEQIVPPTIPAGLPSELLQRRPDILVAEQQLAAATARIGAAKAERFPRITLTGLAGLAHPELSLIFNDPSSFGVFGAGLAAPLLNAQVLGFQQEAVEAQSKQALAQYQQTVLTAFREVEDALVAVRTARVQGEAQQQQVAALQSALKLAELRYKGGLANYLDVLVARRNLFESELALTSTRRLLLASTVQLYKALGGGWNPEKPSAEENKGS
- a CDS encoding nitroreductase family protein is translated as MDQQGHIQPPIHELLASRWSPRAFDDRSVETDLLRMLFEAARWAPSSNNEQPWRFIVATKDHEADWARLFECLVEGNRRWAFRAPVLVLSIASMHFQYNGRPNRHAFHDTGLATQNLVLQAGVHGLMARQMAGFDVEKARAELQIPTGYEPVAIIAIGYPGNPDVLSDQLRERELQPRSRRPIGEWTFSGQWGTPY